In one Streptomyces venezuelae genomic region, the following are encoded:
- a CDS encoding DUF3499 domain-containing protein: MESRRGPLKSAVPSNAVSPVRRCSRTACGRPAVATLTYVYADSTAVLGPLATYAEPHCYDLCAEHSERLTAPRGWEVVRLADASGPARPSGDDLEALANAVREAARPQERAAEAGGGARRADPMEVARRGHLRVLRSPDN; encoded by the coding sequence ATGGAGAGTCGTCGCGGCCCGCTCAAGAGTGCGGTACCGTCCAACGCTGTGAGCCCTGTACGTCGCTGTTCGCGCACCGCTTGCGGCCGTCCCGCCGTCGCGACGCTGACGTACGTCTACGCCGACTCGACCGCGGTCCTCGGCCCCCTCGCCACCTACGCCGAACCCCACTGCTACGACCTGTGCGCCGAGCACTCCGAGCGCCTCACCGCGCCGCGCGGCTGGGAGGTCGTCCGGCTCGCCGACGCCTCGGGTCCGGCCCGCCCCTCCGGCGACGACCTCGAAGCGCTCGCCAACGCCGTGCGCGAGGCCGCCCGCCCGCAGGAGCGCGCGGCGGAGGCAGGCGGCGGCGCCCGCAGGGCCGACCCCATGGAGGTCGCACGCCGCGGCCACCTGAGGGTGCTGCGCTCACCGGACAACTGA
- a CDS encoding metallopeptidase family protein yields the protein MDDPVQPRAADPRPRRRDRHGRGMRGPVAPPQVPLSTSRGEAFTDLVQDSVERLERRWPQLTEIEFVVLEVPPVGGPDADWQEEVVPLGGTISAAEGRPARVVVYRRPVEIRTKGRDERAHLVHEVVVEQVAELLGLSPESVDPRYGDED from the coding sequence ATGGACGACCCCGTACAGCCCCGCGCCGCCGACCCGAGGCCCCGCCGCCGTGACCGCCACGGCCGGGGCATGCGCGGCCCCGTGGCCCCGCCCCAGGTCCCGCTCTCCACCAGCCGCGGGGAGGCCTTCACCGACCTCGTGCAGGACTCCGTGGAGCGGCTCGAGCGGCGCTGGCCGCAGCTCACGGAGATCGAGTTCGTGGTGCTCGAGGTGCCGCCCGTGGGCGGGCCCGACGCGGACTGGCAGGAAGAGGTGGTGCCGCTGGGCGGCACGATCTCGGCGGCCGAGGGCCGGCCCGCGCGCGTGGTGGTCTACCGCCGCCCGGTGGAGATCCGCACGAAGGGCCGCGACGAGCGTGCACACCTGGTGCACGAGGTGGTCGTCGAGCAGGTCGCGGAGCTGCTCGGCCTCTCCCCCGAGTCGGTGGACCCGCGCTACGGGGACGAGGACTGA
- a CDS encoding DUF5719 family protein, protein MNRTTQSLIAVVVALGAVTGFAAFGGSEGTDDTGAKSAARLPVERTSLLCPVPSSSDLAETSYTAFTPKAVGAEAKGKAELLPVSKALTDAAKEKDKKAKPFLTQKAPGEPVAGEASGAESPALIGTADGGLAPGWTVQQTTTYAAGSGRGMHGTNCTAPDTDFWFPGASTAKDRSDYIHLTNPDDSAAVVDVELFGPDGEVTSAVGDSIQVQPHSSVPVLLSTLADKKVTNLTMHVTARSGRVAAAVQSSDEKLGGDWLPASADPADSLVLPGIPKDATSVRLVAYAPGADDADLKVQLASPTGTITPAGHESLQVRSGMTAAVDLGDVTKGEAGSLVLSPTDRSVPVVAALRVTRGKGSKQETAFIPATPAVGARATVADNRAKGSTLSLVAPEKTAKVKVTASAGTEGGSPATKTYTVKGGTTLAIADPPKPAGLKGAYALTVEPVSGGPVYGSRMLAAPEEGLPMFTVQPLPDDRGTVEVPKAERDLAVLQK, encoded by the coding sequence GTGAACCGCACCACCCAGTCCCTGATCGCCGTGGTCGTCGCGCTCGGCGCCGTCACCGGGTTCGCCGCGTTCGGCGGCTCGGAGGGCACGGACGACACCGGGGCGAAGTCCGCGGCACGGCTGCCCGTCGAGCGCACCAGCCTGCTCTGCCCGGTGCCCAGCTCCTCCGACCTGGCCGAGACCTCGTACACCGCGTTCACCCCGAAGGCGGTCGGAGCCGAGGCCAAGGGCAAGGCGGAACTGCTGCCCGTCAGCAAGGCGCTCACGGACGCCGCCAAGGAGAAGGACAAGAAGGCCAAGCCCTTCCTGACCCAGAAGGCGCCCGGCGAGCCCGTCGCCGGTGAGGCGTCCGGCGCGGAGTCGCCCGCGCTCATCGGCACGGCCGACGGCGGGCTGGCCCCCGGCTGGACCGTGCAGCAGACCACGACGTACGCGGCGGGCAGCGGCCGCGGCATGCACGGCACCAACTGCACGGCGCCGGACACGGACTTCTGGTTCCCCGGCGCGAGCACCGCCAAGGACCGCAGCGACTACATCCATCTCACGAACCCCGACGACTCCGCCGCCGTCGTCGACGTGGAACTGTTCGGCCCCGACGGCGAGGTCACGTCCGCGGTGGGCGACTCGATCCAGGTCCAGCCGCACTCCAGCGTCCCGGTGCTGCTGTCCACGCTCGCCGACAAGAAGGTCACCAACCTCACCATGCACGTGACCGCGCGCAGCGGACGCGTCGCGGCCGCCGTGCAGTCCTCCGACGAGAAGCTGGGCGGCGACTGGCTGCCCGCGTCGGCCGACCCCGCCGACAGCCTCGTCCTGCCCGGCATCCCCAAGGACGCCACCTCGGTCCGCCTGGTGGCCTACGCGCCCGGTGCCGACGACGCCGACCTGAAGGTCCAGCTCGCCTCCCCGACCGGCACCATCACCCCGGCCGGGCACGAGAGCCTCCAGGTCAGGTCCGGCATGACGGCCGCCGTCGACCTCGGCGACGTCACCAAGGGCGAGGCGGGCTCGCTGGTCCTGTCGCCGACCGACAGGTCGGTGCCCGTGGTGGCGGCCCTGCGGGTCACCCGCGGCAAGGGCAGCAAGCAGGAGACGGCGTTCATCCCGGCGACGCCCGCGGTCGGCGCGCGCGCCACGGTCGCCGACAACCGCGCCAAGGGCTCCACGCTCTCGCTGGTCGCCCCGGAGAAGACGGCGAAGGTGAAGGTCACGGCGTCCGCGGGGACCGAGGGCGGCTCACCGGCCACCAAGACGTACACGGTCAAGGGCGGCACCACCCTGGCGATCGCGGACCCGCCGAAGCCCGCGGGCCTGAAGGGGGCGTACGCGCTCACGGTGGAGCCGGTCTCCGGAGGACCGGTCTACGGCTCGCGGATGCTCGCGGCGCCGGAGGAGGGCCTCCCGATGTTCACCGTCCAGCCGCTGCCGGACGACCGGGGGACGGTGGAGGTGCCGAAGGCGGAGCGGGATCTGGCGGTGCTGCAGAAGTAG
- a CDS encoding L-lactate permease, with translation MFVQQLEPVADSLGLSALVATLPLLTVLVLLGAVRMKAHRAGLIGLAVAVLVAWLVYGMPLGQTASSAAQGALFGLFPILWIVVNALWVYRMTVRTRHFDILRRSFGRLSDDPRIQALVVAFCFGALLEALAGFGAPVAISAVMLVALGFDPVRAAVVALVANTAPVAFGAMGTPVVTLAQVTGLPLDTVATVVGRQTPLLALVVPLLLVVLVDGRRGLRETWMPALACGFAFAVAQFAASNFVSAQLADIGAALAGAGALMAVPRARRPAAEPVRAAVLTGARSEDLDQDDPRPEVLRAYAPYALIVAVFSLAQIPAVKDFLAKATRTFDWPFLNVADPSGDPVGGNVFSLPLVSTGGTLVLLAGLGTAAVLGVHARVAVREWVATVHELRFAILTVTSVLALAYVMNLSGQAATIGHYVAAAGAGLAFLSPVLGWFGVAVTGSDTSANALFGALQVTAAQQSGLSPELLAAANSSGGVLGKMISPQNLTIACAAVGLAGKEGDLLRKVLPWSLGLLLVMCLIVVGQSTAVLGWMLP, from the coding sequence GTGTTCGTGCAGCAACTGGAGCCCGTGGCCGACTCGCTCGGCCTGTCCGCACTCGTCGCGACCCTGCCCCTCCTGACCGTCCTCGTCCTCCTCGGCGCCGTCCGCATGAAGGCCCACCGCGCCGGACTCATCGGCCTCGCCGTCGCCGTCCTCGTCGCCTGGCTCGTGTACGGCATGCCGCTCGGCCAGACCGCCTCCAGCGCCGCCCAGGGGGCCCTCTTCGGCCTCTTCCCCATCCTGTGGATCGTCGTCAACGCCCTCTGGGTGTACCGCATGACGGTCCGCACCCGGCACTTCGACATCCTCCGCCGCTCCTTCGGCAGGCTCTCCGACGACCCCCGCATCCAGGCGCTCGTCGTGGCGTTCTGCTTCGGCGCGCTCCTGGAGGCGCTCGCCGGCTTCGGGGCGCCCGTCGCGATCAGCGCCGTCATGCTCGTCGCACTCGGCTTCGACCCGGTGCGCGCCGCGGTCGTCGCCCTCGTCGCCAACACCGCGCCCGTGGCCTTCGGAGCCATGGGCACCCCCGTGGTGACACTGGCTCAGGTGACGGGCCTTCCGCTCGACACCGTCGCCACGGTCGTCGGCCGCCAGACACCACTGCTCGCCCTGGTCGTGCCGCTGCTCCTCGTGGTCCTCGTGGACGGGCGGCGCGGCCTGCGTGAGACCTGGATGCCCGCTCTGGCCTGCGGTTTCGCCTTCGCCGTCGCCCAGTTCGCGGCATCCAACTTCGTCTCCGCGCAACTCGCCGACATCGGCGCGGCCCTGGCGGGCGCCGGAGCCCTCATGGCCGTACCGCGGGCGCGCAGGCCCGCCGCCGAACCCGTCCGCGCCGCGGTCCTCACCGGCGCCCGCAGCGAAGACCTCGACCAGGACGACCCGCGCCCCGAAGTGCTGCGCGCCTACGCCCCGTACGCCCTCATCGTCGCCGTCTTCTCCCTCGCCCAGATCCCCGCCGTCAAGGACTTCCTCGCCAAGGCGACACGCACCTTCGACTGGCCCTTCCTGAACGTCGCCGACCCCTCCGGAGACCCGGTCGGCGGCAACGTCTTCTCGCTGCCGCTGGTGTCCACGGGCGGGACGCTGGTGCTGCTCGCGGGCCTGGGCACCGCCGCCGTCCTCGGGGTGCACGCGCGCGTGGCGGTACGGGAATGGGTGGCCACCGTCCACGAACTGCGCTTCGCGATCCTCACCGTGACGTCCGTACTGGCCCTCGCGTACGTCATGAACCTCTCCGGACAGGCCGCCACGATCGGGCACTACGTAGCGGCCGCCGGCGCGGGACTCGCCTTCCTGTCACCCGTGCTCGGCTGGTTCGGCGTCGCGGTGACCGGCTCCGACACCTCCGCCAACGCTCTCTTCGGCGCACTCCAGGTGACGGCCGCTCAGCAGTCCGGGCTCTCCCCGGAACTCCTCGCCGCCGCCAACAGCTCCGGCGGCGTCCTCGGCAAGATGATCTCCCCGCAGAACCTCACGATCGCGTGCGCCGCCGTCGGGCTCGCGGGCAAGGAGGGCGACCTGCTGCGCAAGGTGCTGCCGTGGAGCCTCGGCCTGCTCCTGGTGATGTGCCTGATCGTCGTGGGGCAGAGCACGGCGGTCCTCGGCTGGATGCTGCCCTGA
- a CDS encoding glycosyltransferase, with protein MSVHSHSAAHQEAAAAGFDPSNPPAFPRHIVTAVLVSHDGARWLPDALAGLLGQERPVQNAVAADTGSADDSARLVTEALGADRVLHLARRSGFGTAVDEAVRTAAVLTPEELPYLKRPSGWDPVSRSWRDEAYDMPELPHGEPVQWLWLLHDDCAPDPDALAEMLRVVENEQELGKEVAVVGPKLRGWYDRRQLLEVGVSIANSGRRWTGLDRREQDQGQHDHVRPVLSVSTAGMLIRRDVYEQLGGFDRRLPLMRDDVDLCWRAHAAGHRVLVAPDAVVRHAEASSRERRTVDCVGRTATSPHRVDKAGATYTLLVNARSAVLPWVLFRVVVGTLLRTVAYLVGKAPVQALDEVAGLLATLLRPGRVLAARKQRGKPVPDAGEMRALFPPPGATVRATVEQAAGSLVGRNDAEAPAGAGRHGVVESGPGGDDADFLEIEQFARLKRIARKPGPMLFVVLLFASLIACRALLGSGALAGGALLPAPGDSSDLWARYTDVWHPVGTGGTQGAPPYVALVAGLSTLFLGSTGLAVTVLLVGSVPLAGFAAYFASRPLVTSRLLRAWASIAYAFLPAATGALAGGHIGTAVLAVLLPLIARAGIAASGLAAPHGTRGTWRATWAYTLLLTLATAFTPIVWPIALVLGLALLVVRRGDITAYGLRFLASLGTPLLVLAPWLLTLLPFGFFKEAGLEFGADSATATDLLGASPGGPGTVSGLLLIGIVLAALGALLRGERQRAVRTAWAAALVSLVFAVLSNGSTWAGPATLGYGIALLAAAALGADGARARVAEQSFGWRQPVAALIAFAAAAGPLLVAAGWMIGGADGPLERRDPVQVPAFVAEESGTEDQARTLVLGSESAAQVSYSLVRGSGARLGDAELAAAAADDERLDKIVARLVAGSGADQADQLGGYAVRYVLVRDGAPRQMSRTLDATPGLTRLSQEDGSALWRVDRQVARAAVVPRTGDPEPVAAGPVELHTKIESGDEGRVLRLADSADPGWTATLDGRPLPRTTVDGWAQGFELPTAGGHLDVTYDPPMTHTAWLWAQGALAVVLVVMALPGRRRDVDDDLPDEPVVPAQAVEGEGRRARRLRAQNEQAAQEAGQDVPPPPPSEEALAAVPQQSQSYDGWQAPAPADAEQGAYDAGQPYHGGHYQDGQYPSGTYGQEAYQQDAYQSGAQYDPYASYGGAGGVYGEQQQYGHSFDASYDASYDRHQQHQDPRHQQHQDPTHGTDSERPDGSQQ; from the coding sequence ATGTCCGTGCACAGCCATTCGGCAGCCCACCAAGAGGCCGCCGCCGCCGGGTTCGACCCGAGCAACCCTCCCGCGTTCCCGCGGCACATCGTGACCGCCGTCCTCGTCTCCCACGACGGCGCCCGCTGGCTGCCCGACGCCCTGGCCGGCCTCCTCGGCCAGGAGCGCCCCGTGCAGAACGCCGTGGCCGCGGACACCGGCAGCGCGGACGACTCCGCCCGCCTGGTCACCGAGGCCCTCGGCGCCGACCGCGTGCTGCACCTCGCCCGCCGCTCCGGCTTCGGCACGGCCGTGGACGAGGCCGTCCGCACCGCCGCCGTCCTCACCCCGGAAGAGCTGCCGTATCTGAAGCGCCCCAGCGGCTGGGACCCGGTGAGCCGCAGCTGGCGCGACGAGGCGTACGACATGCCGGAACTGCCGCACGGCGAACCCGTGCAGTGGCTCTGGCTGCTCCACGACGACTGCGCGCCCGACCCCGACGCCCTCGCCGAAATGCTCCGCGTCGTCGAGAACGAACAGGAGCTCGGCAAGGAAGTCGCCGTCGTCGGCCCCAAGCTCCGCGGGTGGTACGACCGCAGGCAACTCCTCGAAGTCGGCGTCTCCATCGCCAACAGCGGCCGCCGCTGGACCGGCCTCGACCGGCGCGAACAGGACCAGGGCCAGCACGACCACGTCCGCCCCGTGCTCTCCGTCTCCACCGCAGGCATGCTCATCCGCCGCGATGTCTACGAACAGTTGGGCGGCTTCGACCGCCGCCTGCCGCTGATGCGCGACGACGTCGACCTGTGCTGGCGCGCGCACGCCGCGGGCCACCGCGTCCTCGTCGCCCCCGACGCCGTCGTCCGGCACGCCGAGGCCTCCTCGCGCGAGCGCCGCACCGTCGACTGCGTCGGCCGCACGGCGACGTCCCCGCACCGCGTCGACAAGGCCGGCGCCACGTACACCCTGCTCGTCAACGCCCGCTCGGCCGTGCTCCCGTGGGTGCTCTTCAGAGTCGTCGTCGGCACCCTCCTGCGCACCGTCGCCTACCTCGTCGGCAAAGCGCCCGTGCAGGCCCTCGACGAAGTCGCCGGTCTCCTCGCCACCCTGCTGCGCCCCGGACGTGTCCTCGCCGCCCGCAAACAGCGCGGCAAGCCCGTGCCCGACGCCGGCGAGATGCGTGCCCTCTTCCCGCCGCCCGGCGCCACCGTGCGCGCCACCGTCGAACAGGCCGCGGGCAGCCTCGTCGGGCGCAACGACGCCGAGGCCCCCGCGGGCGCGGGACGGCACGGAGTCGTCGAGTCCGGACCCGGCGGAGACGACGCCGACTTCCTGGAGATCGAGCAGTTCGCCCGCCTCAAGCGCATCGCCCGCAAACCGGGACCGATGCTCTTCGTGGTGCTCCTCTTCGCCTCCCTCATCGCCTGCCGCGCCCTGCTCGGCTCCGGCGCCCTCGCGGGCGGCGCCCTGCTGCCCGCACCCGGCGACTCCTCGGACCTGTGGGCGCGGTACACGGACGTCTGGCACCCCGTCGGCACCGGCGGCACCCAGGGCGCACCGCCCTACGTCGCGCTCGTCGCCGGCCTGTCCACGCTCTTCCTCGGCTCCACCGGACTCGCGGTCACGGTGCTGCTCGTCGGCTCCGTCCCCCTCGCGGGCTTCGCCGCGTACTTCGCCTCGCGCCCGCTCGTCACCTCCCGCCTGCTGCGCGCCTGGGCATCGATCGCGTACGCCTTCCTGCCCGCCGCCACCGGCGCCCTCGCAGGCGGCCACATCGGCACCGCCGTTCTCGCCGTGCTGCTGCCGCTCATCGCCCGCGCGGGCATCGCGGCGAGCGGCCTCGCCGCCCCGCACGGCACCCGCGGCACCTGGCGCGCCACGTGGGCGTACACGCTGCTCCTGACCCTCGCCACGGCCTTCACGCCGATCGTCTGGCCGATCGCCCTGGTCCTCGGTCTCGCCCTCCTCGTGGTGCGGCGCGGCGACATCACGGCGTACGGCCTGCGGTTCCTCGCCTCACTCGGCACCCCGCTGCTCGTCCTCGCCCCCTGGTTGCTGACGCTGCTGCCCTTCGGCTTCTTCAAGGAAGCGGGCCTGGAGTTCGGCGCCGACTCCGCGACCGCCACCGACCTGCTCGGCGCGAGCCCCGGCGGCCCCGGCACCGTGAGCGGCCTGCTCCTCATCGGCATCGTGCTCGCCGCGCTCGGCGCCCTGCTGCGCGGCGAGCGGCAGCGCGCCGTCCGCACCGCCTGGGCCGCCGCCCTGGTCTCGCTGGTCTTCGCCGTCCTGTCGAACGGCTCGACCTGGGCGGGCCCCGCCACGCTCGGCTACGGAATCGCGCTCCTGGCCGCCGCCGCGCTCGGCGCCGACGGCGCACGCGCGCGTGTCGCCGAGCAGAGCTTCGGCTGGCGCCAGCCGGTCGCCGCGCTCATCGCGTTCGCCGCCGCCGCGGGACCGCTGCTCGTCGCCGCCGGGTGGATGATCGGCGGCGCCGACGGCCCGCTGGAGCGCCGCGACCCGGTGCAGGTGCCCGCCTTCGTCGCCGAGGAGAGCGGCACGGAGGACCAGGCCCGCACCCTCGTCCTCGGCAGCGAATCCGCCGCCCAGGTCTCCTACTCGCTCGTACGGGGCTCCGGCGCCCGGCTCGGTGACGCGGAGCTCGCCGCGGCGGCCGCCGACGACGAGCGGCTCGACAAGATCGTCGCCCGTCTCGTCGCGGGCTCCGGCGCCGACCAGGCCGACCAACTCGGTGGTTACGCGGTGCGATACGTCCTCGTACGCGACGGAGCGCCCCGCCAGATGAGCCGCACCCTGGACGCGACCCCCGGCCTGACCCGGCTCAGCCAGGAGGACGGCAGCGCCCTGTGGCGCGTGGACCGGCAGGTGGCCCGTGCCGCCGTCGTCCCGAGGACCGGCGACCCCGAACCCGTCGCGGCGGGCCCCGTCGAACTGCACACGAAGATCGAGTCCGGCGACGAGGGCCGCGTCCTGCGCCTCGCCGACTCCGCGGACCCGGGCTGGACGGCGACCCTCGACGGCCGCCCGCTGCCCCGCACCACGGTCGACGGCTGGGCCCAGGGCTTCGAACTGCCCACCGCGGGCGGCCACCTGGACGTCACCTACGACCCCCCGATGACGCACACGGCCTGGCTGTGGGCGCAGGGCGCGCTCGCCGTCGTCCTCGTGGTGATGGCCCTGCCGGGCCGCCGCCGCGATGTCGACGACGACCTGCCCGACGAGCCCGTCGTCCCGGCCCAGGCGGTCGAGGGCGAGGGTCGCAGGGCGCGCAGGCTGCGGGCCCAGAACGAGCAGGCGGCGCAGGAGGCCGGCCAGGACGTACCGCCGCCTCCTCCTTCGGAGGAGGCACTCGCCGCGGTCCCGCAGCAGTCGCAGTCCTACGACGGATGGCAGGCCCCCGCTCCCGCGGACGCCGAGCAGGGTGCGTACGACGCGGGGCAGCCGTATCACGGCGGCCACTACCAGGACGGGCAGTACCCGTCCGGGACGTACGGGCAGGAGGCGTACCAGCAGGACGCCTACCAGAGCGGCGCCCAGTACGACCCGTACGCGTCCTACGGAGGTGCGGGCGGGGTCTACGGAGAGCAGCAGCAGTACGGCCACTCCTTCGACGCCTCGTACGACGCTTCGTACGACCGCCACCAGCAGCACCAGGACCCGCGCCACCAGCAGCACCAGGACCCGACCCACGGCACCGACAGCGAGCGCCCCGACGGGAGCCAGCAGTGA